A stretch of Antennarius striatus isolate MH-2024 chromosome 6, ASM4005453v1, whole genome shotgun sequence DNA encodes these proteins:
- the LOC137596942 gene encoding THAP domain-containing protein 5-like isoform X3: MGRECWTPSRHQYICHKHFAPSCFKVRWGIRYLDNDAVPTIFQENEKRKATDHSEEMPKRLRADDDESTVVSDDVLKAADALMVENSLHTVHTYEITVDPSQGEDLEETSNGGQYDCYFQSGTKFPLTLFQTVNDLSNGENTELILMSEGQDELVNGITAAILTQGHGLVMDNPVFECTDEALTSLCVEFVTVTGDEFSEVHEDCDSQVISYFETMPNIFPNETKSRFTSVPDTVLSSALSSKPIPSILPIVSKHVQPSPSSLVLTVEKLDTDEGEGDDGQSEEDSIDSQHYQLEEHCYHKNSLSKEQLEAIVVELQKKVKVLQQRHRRHLEKLLGLESTVSQLRQNNLLNEERLQLLERAYLHTSAPDAGETVAIIYGEDDAAYLYTTEEATRPN, translated from the exons ATGGGGCGAGAGTGCTGGACCCCCTCTCGACACCAGTATATATGCCACAAACATTTCGCACCCTCGTGCTTCAAGGTGCGTTGGGGCATCCGCTACCTTGATAACGACGCTGTGCCTACTATCTTCCAGGAGAATGAG AAACGGAAAGCTACTGATCACAGCGAGGAGATGCCGAAACGTTTGCGAGCTGACGATGATGAAAGCACGGTGGTGTCAGATGACGTGTTGAAGGCTGCTGATGCTCTGATGGTCGAAAATTCTTTGCATACGGTGCACACATATGAGATCACTGTCGACCCATCGCAGGGAGAAGACCTGGAGGAAACGAGTAACGGTGGACAATATGACTGTTATTTCCAGAGTGGGACAAAGTTCCctttaactttatttcaaaCAGTAAATGATTTAAGTAATGGAGAGAACACAGAACTGATATTAATGTCTGAAGGGCAAGATGAGCTTGTGAATGGGATCACTGCTGCTATTTTGACTCAGGGCCATGGGTTGGTCATGGACAATCCTGTGTTTGAATGCACAGATGAGGCTTTGACTTCTCTCTGTGTTGAATTTGTGACTGTTACCGGTGATGAATTCTCAGAAGTTCATGAAGACTGTGACAGTCAAGTCATCTCTTACTTCGAAACAATGCCAAACATTTTCCCTAATGAAacaaagtccaggttcacctccGTTCCAGATACAGTCCTGTCGTCCGCTCTGAGCTCCAAACCCATCCCATCCATTTTACCTATAGTATCCAAGCATGTGCAACCGTCCCCCTCATCTCTGGTTCTCACCGTGGAAAAACTGGACACAGATGAGGGTGAGGGAGATGatggccaatcagaggaggacAGCATCGATTCACAGCACTACCAGCTAGAGGAACACTG CTACCATAAAAACAGTTTGAGCAAGGAGCAACTGGAGGCCATTGTGGTTGAGCTGCAGAAGAAGGTGAAAGTGCTGCAGCAGCGACACCGTCGGCACCTGGAGAAGCTTCTCGGCCTGGAGAGCACAGTCAGCCAGCTGAGACAGAACAACCTGTTGAACGAGGAGCGactgcagctgctggagagg GCTTACCTACATACCAGTGCACCGGATGCTGGTGAGACTGTGGCCATTATCTATGGAGAGGATGATGCTGCATATCTCTATACCACTGAAGAAGCCACGAGGCCCAACTGA
- the LOC137596942 gene encoding THAP domain-containing protein 5-like isoform X1: MPKYCSVPNCRNDSGSGNDRISFYKFPLHDTVRLQQWLKNMGRECWTPSRHQYICHKHFAPSCFKVRWGIRYLDNDAVPTIFQENEKRKATDHSEEMPKRLRADDDESTVVSDDVLKAADALMVENSLHTVHTYEITVDPSQGEDLEETSNGGQYDCYFQSGTKFPLTLFQTVNDLSNGENTELILMSEGQDELVNGITAAILTQGHGLVMDNPVFECTDEALTSLCVEFVTVTGDEFSEVHEDCDSQVISYFETMPNIFPNETKSRFTSVPDTVLSSALSSKPIPSILPIVSKHVQPSPSSLVLTVEKLDTDEGEGDDGQSEEDSIDSQHYQLEEHCYHKNSLSKEQLEAIVVELQKKVKVLQQRHRRHLEKLLGLESTVSQLRQNNLLNEERLQLLERAYLHTSAPDAGETVAIIYGEDDAAYLYTTEEATRPN; the protein is encoded by the exons ATGCCAAAATATTGCTCCGTCCCAAACTGTAGGAATGACTCCGGGAGCGGGAACGACAGGATTAGTTTCTACAA GTTCCCTCTACACGACACAGTCCGGCTTCAGCAGTGGCTGAAAAACATGGGGCGAGAGTGCTGGACCCCCTCTCGACACCAGTATATATGCCACAAACATTTCGCACCCTCGTGCTTCAAGGTGCGTTGGGGCATCCGCTACCTTGATAACGACGCTGTGCCTACTATCTTCCAGGAGAATGAG AAACGGAAAGCTACTGATCACAGCGAGGAGATGCCGAAACGTTTGCGAGCTGACGATGATGAAAGCACGGTGGTGTCAGATGACGTGTTGAAGGCTGCTGATGCTCTGATGGTCGAAAATTCTTTGCATACGGTGCACACATATGAGATCACTGTCGACCCATCGCAGGGAGAAGACCTGGAGGAAACGAGTAACGGTGGACAATATGACTGTTATTTCCAGAGTGGGACAAAGTTCCctttaactttatttcaaaCAGTAAATGATTTAAGTAATGGAGAGAACACAGAACTGATATTAATGTCTGAAGGGCAAGATGAGCTTGTGAATGGGATCACTGCTGCTATTTTGACTCAGGGCCATGGGTTGGTCATGGACAATCCTGTGTTTGAATGCACAGATGAGGCTTTGACTTCTCTCTGTGTTGAATTTGTGACTGTTACCGGTGATGAATTCTCAGAAGTTCATGAAGACTGTGACAGTCAAGTCATCTCTTACTTCGAAACAATGCCAAACATTTTCCCTAATGAAacaaagtccaggttcacctccGTTCCAGATACAGTCCTGTCGTCCGCTCTGAGCTCCAAACCCATCCCATCCATTTTACCTATAGTATCCAAGCATGTGCAACCGTCCCCCTCATCTCTGGTTCTCACCGTGGAAAAACTGGACACAGATGAGGGTGAGGGAGATGatggccaatcagaggaggacAGCATCGATTCACAGCACTACCAGCTAGAGGAACACTG CTACCATAAAAACAGTTTGAGCAAGGAGCAACTGGAGGCCATTGTGGTTGAGCTGCAGAAGAAGGTGAAAGTGCTGCAGCAGCGACACCGTCGGCACCTGGAGAAGCTTCTCGGCCTGGAGAGCACAGTCAGCCAGCTGAGACAGAACAACCTGTTGAACGAGGAGCGactgcagctgctggagagg GCTTACCTACATACCAGTGCACCGGATGCTGGTGAGACTGTGGCCATTATCTATGGAGAGGATGATGCTGCATATCTCTATACCACTGAAGAAGCCACGAGGCCCAACTGA
- the LOC137596942 gene encoding THAP domain-containing protein 5-like isoform X2, with the protein MPKYCSVPNCRNDSGSGNDRISFYKFPLHDTVRLQQWLKNMGRECWTPSRHQYICHKHFAPSCFKVRWGIRYLDNDAVPTIFQENEKRKATDHSEEMPKRLRADDDESTVVSDDVLKAADALMVENSLHTVHTYEITVDPSQGEDLEETSNGGQYDCYFQSGTKFPLTLFQTVNDLSNGENTELILMSEGQDELVNGITAAILTQGHGLVMDNPVFECTDEALTSLCVEFVTVTGDEFSEVHEDCDSQVISYFETMPNIFPNETKSRFTSVPDTVLSSALSSKPIPSILPIVSKHVQPSPSSLVLTVEKLDTDEGEGDDGQSEEDSIDSQHYQLEEHCYHKNSLSKEQLEAIVVELQKKVKVLQQRHRRHLEKLLGLESTVSQLRQNNLLNEERLQLLERVKRLMLLDPSRDLSQSQTCLPTYQCTGCW; encoded by the exons ATGCCAAAATATTGCTCCGTCCCAAACTGTAGGAATGACTCCGGGAGCGGGAACGACAGGATTAGTTTCTACAA GTTCCCTCTACACGACACAGTCCGGCTTCAGCAGTGGCTGAAAAACATGGGGCGAGAGTGCTGGACCCCCTCTCGACACCAGTATATATGCCACAAACATTTCGCACCCTCGTGCTTCAAGGTGCGTTGGGGCATCCGCTACCTTGATAACGACGCTGTGCCTACTATCTTCCAGGAGAATGAG AAACGGAAAGCTACTGATCACAGCGAGGAGATGCCGAAACGTTTGCGAGCTGACGATGATGAAAGCACGGTGGTGTCAGATGACGTGTTGAAGGCTGCTGATGCTCTGATGGTCGAAAATTCTTTGCATACGGTGCACACATATGAGATCACTGTCGACCCATCGCAGGGAGAAGACCTGGAGGAAACGAGTAACGGTGGACAATATGACTGTTATTTCCAGAGTGGGACAAAGTTCCctttaactttatttcaaaCAGTAAATGATTTAAGTAATGGAGAGAACACAGAACTGATATTAATGTCTGAAGGGCAAGATGAGCTTGTGAATGGGATCACTGCTGCTATTTTGACTCAGGGCCATGGGTTGGTCATGGACAATCCTGTGTTTGAATGCACAGATGAGGCTTTGACTTCTCTCTGTGTTGAATTTGTGACTGTTACCGGTGATGAATTCTCAGAAGTTCATGAAGACTGTGACAGTCAAGTCATCTCTTACTTCGAAACAATGCCAAACATTTTCCCTAATGAAacaaagtccaggttcacctccGTTCCAGATACAGTCCTGTCGTCCGCTCTGAGCTCCAAACCCATCCCATCCATTTTACCTATAGTATCCAAGCATGTGCAACCGTCCCCCTCATCTCTGGTTCTCACCGTGGAAAAACTGGACACAGATGAGGGTGAGGGAGATGatggccaatcagaggaggacAGCATCGATTCACAGCACTACCAGCTAGAGGAACACTG CTACCATAAAAACAGTTTGAGCAAGGAGCAACTGGAGGCCATTGTGGTTGAGCTGCAGAAGAAGGTGAAAGTGCTGCAGCAGCGACACCGTCGGCACCTGGAGAAGCTTCTCGGCCTGGAGAGCACAGTCAGCCAGCTGAGACAGAACAACCTGTTGAACGAGGAGCGactgcagctgctggagagggTGAAGAGATTGATGCTTCTAGACCCAAGTAGAGATTTGagtcaaagtcaaacat GCTTACCTACATACCAGTGCACCGGATGCTGGTGA